A single Defluviitalea saccharophila DNA region contains:
- a CDS encoding alanyl-tRNA editing protein, with protein MTEKGYYKNPYLSQWTAEIQGIIPKDDQFLLVLDKTYFYPEGGGQPSDRGTIDGIDVLDVFEKDDMVFHVVPKVPDNSKVDCKIDFNRRFEHMQQHTGEHILAATFYRLYKGVSNAFHMGEDYVSIDISLPEVTPAMVKEVEEAVNEVIYKNVPVKTYMKDLEGAKLLPLRKQPKVDEDIRVVEIEEVDFCPCCGTHVASTGEVGILKILKTEKSKGMTRIYFQCGRKALQDYGKKHEIISALFEKFSANENTLLEKIEKYMEDVKKTEALVKELRQELSICEAQKLVKDARKLVVYGNYKKKTINDIMFIAKEVFQMGDYIFIGVSLEEKKLFLSHNTDLLLHCGNLLKDVMKNYNARGGGNATQAQASFQTEEELKKCAENLRQICQGLDD; from the coding sequence ATGACAGAAAAAGGTTATTATAAAAACCCTTATTTAAGCCAGTGGACTGCAGAAATTCAAGGCATTATACCTAAGGACGATCAATTTTTGTTGGTTCTTGACAAAACCTATTTTTATCCGGAAGGAGGGGGACAACCTTCCGATCGGGGAACCATTGACGGAATAGACGTGTTAGATGTATTTGAAAAAGACGATATGGTATTTCATGTCGTACCTAAGGTTCCAGATAACAGTAAGGTGGACTGCAAAATAGATTTTAACCGCCGCTTTGAACATATGCAGCAGCATACAGGAGAACATATTTTGGCAGCAACCTTTTATCGGCTGTATAAGGGCGTGAGCAATGCTTTTCACATGGGAGAGGACTATGTATCCATAGATATCAGTCTTCCTGAAGTAACCCCTGCCATGGTAAAAGAAGTCGAAGAAGCAGTCAATGAAGTCATTTATAAGAATGTTCCGGTGAAAACCTATATGAAAGATTTAGAAGGTGCAAAGCTTCTGCCCCTTAGAAAGCAGCCTAAAGTAGATGAAGATATTAGAGTCGTTGAAATTGAAGAAGTAGACTTTTGTCCCTGCTGCGGCACCCATGTTGCTTCAACGGGGGAAGTAGGCATCCTAAAGATTTTAAAAACAGAAAAATCCAAAGGAATGACAAGAATCTATTTCCAATGCGGAAGAAAGGCTCTTCAAGATTACGGCAAAAAGCATGAAATTATTTCAGCTTTATTTGAAAAGTTTTCAGCCAACGAAAATACCCTTTTAGAAAAAATTGAAAAATACATGGAAGATGTGAAAAAAACAGAAGCGTTAGTGAAGGAACTTCGCCAGGAACTCTCCATTTGCGAAGCACAAAAATTGGTTAAAGACGCAAGAAAGCTGGTTGTATACGGCAATTATAAAAAGAAAACCATAAATGATATTATGTTTATTGCAAAAGAAGTATTTCAAATGGGAGACTATATTTTTATAGGGGTATCCCTGGAAGAGAAAAAGTTATTTTTATCCCATAACACGGACTTGCTTCTTCATTGTGGGAATCTCTTAAAAGATGTTATGAAAAATTATAATGCCAGGGGTGGAGGCAATGCCACACAAGCCCAGGCAAGCTTTCAAACAGAAGAGGAACTTAAAAAATGTGCAGAAAACTTACGCCAAATCTGCCAGGGATTAGACGATTAA
- a CDS encoding shikimate kinase, with translation MKNIVLIGMPGAGKSTLGVILAKTLKMPFVDTDLIIQQTQNRLLQEIIEEDGIDVFLSIEEKAILDLDVQGSVIATGGSVVLKPEGMKHLKENGFVVYLQLPYMEIEKRIRNITTRGIVMQKGQTLLQVYDERVPLYEKYGDAMIRCMGKNMEQITKEVKKLWEGIK, from the coding sequence ATGAAGAATATTGTTTTAATAGGAATGCCGGGGGCAGGAAAAAGTACCTTAGGTGTTATTTTGGCAAAAACCTTAAAGATGCCTTTTGTGGATACGGATCTTATCATTCAGCAAACTCAAAACAGACTTTTGCAGGAGATTATTGAAGAGGACGGCATTGATGTCTTTCTTTCCATAGAAGAAAAAGCTATATTAGATTTAGATGTACAGGGCAGTGTCATAGCTACAGGTGGCAGTGTAGTTTTAAAGCCCGAGGGAATGAAACATTTAAAAGAAAACGGCTTTGTTGTATATCTCCAGTTGCCCTATATGGAAATCGAAAAAAGAATCCGTAATATTACTACAAGGGGTATTGTCATGCAAAAAGGGCAAACCCTACTTCAAGTATATGATGAAAGAGTTCCCCTGTACGAAAAGTATGGAGATGCAATGATCAGATGTATGGGAAAAAACATGGAGCAGATTACAAAAGAAGTTAAAAAATTATGGGAGGGCATTAAATAG
- the addA gene encoding helicase-exonuclease AddAB subunit AddA, whose protein sequence is MQWTNEQQAAIDTRGCDLLVAAAAGSGKTAVLVERIVKLITDASHPTDVDSLLVVTFTNAAAAEMRERLGEAISKKLEEDPKNTHLQKQLTLLNRASISTIHSFCLEVIRNHFHLLDLDPSFRIANETEMLLLKNDLIEVLFEELYEKEEEGFHSLVESYGGKKEDTDLQDMILRIYDFIQSNPWPEEWLKEQVERFNPHRNEEFDRTPWASIIKEQVKTEAEGLLEIANHALAFCFEPNGPEKYIDALEDDIRILKKIITLCEGNTKDLYSFAQQIGFTKLATYRNNEGVDFIDEVKKLRDIVKEGIQKGLQGKIFFKAPEGMMEDVHKVFPVMKALEKVIIEFSNRFQTAKKEMGVIDFSDIEHYCLKILLDEKSTPEEIIPSLAALDLREKYKEILIDEYQDSNLVQETILGVISKKDTAHPNRFMVGDVKQSIYRFRLAKPDLFIEKYNSFSDDGQGTQQRIDLFQNFRSRETILHGVNFIFRQLMTPALGEIEYDEKAALNPGAAYPERDALNTGGPIELHLIESESINDESEEANGEENKVVEELEDLTNIELEAKIVTQRIHQLMRDEEPFWVYDKKLGDYRRVEYRDIVILLRTTSSWSNIFMEELSRGGIPAYADVSSGYFDAVEIKTILSLLQIIDNPRQDIPLVTVLRSPMVFLNADELVEIRTAFPQSDFYESLRKYIEGCLEETELTRKVKVFLENLKRWRKEAAHISIDELLWMLYTETNYYNYLGAMPGGAQRQANLRILRDRAASYENTSFKGLFNFIRFIERMQKKQGDMGAAKIVGENENIVRIMSIHKSKGLEFPVVFVSGLGKQFNLQDLHQPILLHQDLGLGPDFIDYERRIAYVTAPKLAVKNKIMMETLSEEMRILYVALTRAKEKLILTGTIKDIESHAKKWSRQVTSKNEELSPYILSKAKTYLEWIGLSLVRHRDGERIRNWANCLKTPVESLYEDISQWTIYSWSKKDIALQDENKTKEKERILEELLNWDWSKAYSPYKEEIFNKLSWKYPYEEATSLSVMVSVSELKRQHEKDMLEEQSTSIFGETGLSRPAFIEQTQGLNSTEKGILMHFVMKHLNLDEAKDYTEIENQLLKMETKGLLSEEERKAVSIKALLHFSRSSLAQRIKESIQVKKEVPFILSLSAREIYKELQSDEEVFVRGIIDCYFEEEDGVVLIDYKTDAIFEKENPEREIEQLMKKYEVQVNLYARAIEEITGKKVKEKCLYLFSIGKAVFY, encoded by the coding sequence GTGCAGTGGACAAATGAACAACAAGCGGCAATTGATACACGAGGATGCGATTTGTTGGTTGCTGCTGCAGCGGGCTCAGGGAAAACGGCTGTATTGGTAGAACGTATTGTTAAGCTGATTACGGATGCCAGTCATCCAACCGATGTAGATTCTCTTTTAGTTGTAACCTTTACCAATGCTGCCGCAGCAGAGATGAGGGAGCGTCTGGGAGAAGCCATCTCTAAAAAATTAGAAGAAGATCCTAAAAATACACATCTTCAAAAGCAGCTTACTCTTCTTAACAGGGCTTCCATCTCCACAATCCATTCCTTCTGTTTAGAAGTGATCAGGAATCATTTTCATTTGCTTGATTTGGACCCTTCTTTTAGGATAGCCAATGAAACGGAAATGCTGCTTTTAAAAAATGACTTAATCGAAGTGCTTTTTGAAGAGCTTTATGAAAAGGAAGAAGAGGGATTTCATTCTTTGGTAGAAAGCTATGGAGGCAAAAAAGAAGATACAGACCTCCAGGACATGATTCTTCGGATATATGATTTTATTCAAAGCAATCCATGGCCGGAGGAATGGCTTAAAGAGCAGGTAGAGCGCTTTAATCCCCACAGAAATGAAGAGTTTGATCGTACACCCTGGGCAAGCATTATAAAAGAACAGGTCAAAACAGAAGCGGAGGGATTGCTTGAAATCGCAAATCATGCCCTAGCTTTTTGCTTTGAGCCAAACGGACCAGAAAAATATATAGACGCCCTAGAAGACGATATCAGGATACTTAAGAAAATCATCACCCTTTGTGAAGGAAATACGAAAGATTTATATTCATTTGCTCAACAAATAGGTTTTACGAAATTAGCAACCTATAGGAATAATGAAGGTGTTGATTTTATAGATGAAGTAAAAAAGCTTAGGGATATCGTCAAAGAGGGTATACAAAAAGGCCTACAAGGAAAGATTTTCTTTAAGGCTCCTGAAGGGATGATGGAAGATGTACATAAAGTATTTCCGGTTATGAAAGCCTTGGAAAAAGTTATCATTGAATTTTCAAATCGCTTCCAAACTGCAAAAAAAGAAATGGGCGTTATAGATTTTAGTGATATAGAGCATTACTGCCTAAAGATTCTTTTAGACGAAAAAAGTACTCCGGAAGAAATTATACCTTCTTTGGCAGCTCTTGATTTAAGAGAAAAGTACAAGGAGATTCTAATCGACGAATATCAGGACAGCAACCTGGTTCAGGAGACGATCCTTGGAGTAATCTCAAAAAAAGATACGGCTCATCCCAATCGTTTTATGGTAGGGGACGTAAAGCAGAGTATTTATCGTTTCCGTTTGGCGAAACCGGATTTGTTTATTGAGAAATACAACTCTTTTTCGGATGATGGACAAGGAACACAACAGCGTATCGATTTGTTTCAAAACTTTAGAAGCAGAGAAACTATTCTTCACGGGGTAAACTTTATATTCAGACAGCTAATGACGCCAGCTCTGGGAGAAATCGAATATGACGAAAAAGCAGCCCTAAACCCTGGAGCAGCTTATCCTGAAAGAGACGCCCTTAATACGGGAGGGCCTATAGAACTCCATTTGATCGAGTCGGAGAGCATAAACGATGAATCTGAGGAAGCCAATGGGGAAGAAAACAAAGTCGTGGAAGAGCTAGAAGACCTTACAAATATTGAACTGGAAGCAAAAATCGTAACCCAAAGAATTCATCAGCTTATGAGGGATGAGGAACCTTTTTGGGTATATGATAAGAAGCTCGGAGACTATAGAAGGGTAGAATATCGAGATATTGTGATTTTACTTCGTACTACTTCAAGCTGGTCCAATATCTTTATGGAAGAACTATCAAGGGGCGGTATACCGGCTTATGCAGATGTTTCATCGGGATATTTTGATGCGGTGGAGATAAAAACAATTCTTAGTTTACTGCAGATTATCGATAATCCACGGCAGGATATTCCCCTTGTTACGGTACTCCGTTCTCCCATGGTTTTTTTAAATGCTGACGAATTGGTTGAAATTCGAACAGCCTTTCCTCAGAGTGATTTTTATGAATCCCTTCGAAAATATATTGAAGGGTGTCTGGAAGAAACCGAATTAACAAGGAAGGTAAAAGTCTTTCTTGAGAATCTTAAAAGGTGGAGGAAAGAAGCAGCCCATATTTCCATTGATGAACTTCTTTGGATGCTATACACCGAAACTAATTATTATAATTATTTGGGCGCTATGCCGGGAGGAGCCCAAAGGCAGGCAAACCTAAGAATCCTGAGAGATCGGGCAGCAAGCTATGAAAATACCAGCTTCAAGGGATTGTTTAATTTCATTCGATTCATAGAAAGAATGCAGAAAAAGCAAGGGGATATGGGAGCGGCTAAGATTGTAGGCGAAAATGAAAACATCGTTCGAATTATGAGCATACATAAAAGCAAAGGCTTGGAATTCCCTGTTGTTTTTGTTTCCGGTTTAGGCAAGCAGTTTAATCTTCAGGATTTACATCAGCCAATCCTCCTCCATCAGGATTTAGGTTTGGGCCCCGACTTTATAGATTATGAAAGAAGAATTGCCTATGTAACGGCGCCAAAGCTGGCTGTTAAAAATAAGATCATGATGGAAACCCTTTCAGAAGAAATGAGAATTCTATATGTTGCCCTTACAAGAGCTAAGGAAAAGCTGATTTTAACAGGAACCATAAAGGATATAGAAAGCCATGCTAAGAAATGGTCAAGGCAGGTAACCTCAAAAAATGAGGAGCTTTCACCCTACATCCTTTCAAAAGCTAAGACATATTTAGAGTGGATTGGATTAAGCTTAGTTAGACATAGGGATGGAGAAAGAATAAGGAACTGGGCAAATTGTCTTAAGACCCCTGTAGAAAGTCTCTATGAAGACATTTCCCAATGGACGATTTATAGTTGGTCCAAAAAAGATATTGCCCTTCAGGATGAAAACAAAACCAAAGAAAAAGAGCGCATATTAGAAGAACTATTAAACTGGGATTGGAGCAAAGCCTACAGTCCCTATAAAGAAGAGATTTTTAATAAATTGTCCTGGAAATATCCTTATGAAGAAGCAACTTCTTTATCCGTGATGGTATCTGTTTCAGAACTTAAAAGACAGCATGAAAAAGATATGCTTGAAGAGCAGAGTACATCCATTTTTGGAGAAACCGGACTTTCAAGGCCCGCTTTCATTGAACAAACTCAAGGGTTAAATTCCACAGAAAAAGGTATCTTAATGCATTTTGTCATGAAGCATCTTAATCTGGATGAAGCGAAGGACTATACAGAGATCGAAAATCAACTGCTTAAAATGGAAACAAAAGGCCTGCTGTCAGAAGAAGAAAGAAAAGCAGTTTCTATTAAAGCATTGCTTCATTTCTCCAGATCTTCATTGGCTCAGAGGATTAAAGAGAGCATTCAAGTAAAGAAAGAAGTACCTTTTATTCTTTCCCTTAGTGCCAGGGAAATTTATAAAGAACTTCAATCCGATGAAGAAGTATTTGTGAGAGGAATCATCGACTGCTATTTTGAAGAAGAAGACGGGGTTGTGTTGATTGATTACAAAACAGATGCCATCTTTGAGAAAGAAAATCCCGAAAGGGAAATAGAGCAATTGATGAAAAAATACGAGGTGCAGGTTAACTTATATGCAAGAGCAATCGAAGAGATTACAGGTAAAAAAGTAAAAGAAAAATGCCTCTACCTATTTAGTATAGGAAAAGCTGTGTTCTATTAA
- the htpG gene encoding molecular chaperone HtpG produces MSHEKGNLSIHSENIFPIIKKWLYSDHDIFIRELVSNGSDAILKLKKLVAMGEASVPENTQYKIQVILDEKNKIIKVCDNGIGMTGEEVKKYINQIAFSGAEDFLEKYKDKMDKDQIIGHFGLGFYSAFMVAEKVQIDTLSYQENAAPVRWICTGGTEYEMEDSDRSERGTTITLYVGEEGKEFLNEYKLRQILEKYCGFMPVEIYLETVQEKDKEEKEEPKPINDPHPLWLKHPNDCTEEEYKAFYRKVFMDFNEPLFWIHLNMDYPFNLKGILYFPKLKNEFDTIEGKIKLFNNQVFVADNIKEVIPEFLLLLKGTLDCPDLPLNVSRSFLQNDGYVTKISNYITKKVADKLTSLYKNQKDDYIKYWDDIHPFIKYGALREPKFYEKVKDIIIYKTINGDYVTLKEYLERNESKHKDKVFYVTDERQQAQYIKLFKDNNMEAVILNSNIDNPFISHIEMHESGISFNRIDADISEHLKAEDDKKDEAENKALQEKLEKIFKDNLNNQELKVQVENLKSENVSAMILLSEQSRRMEEMSKMFGGMNIPNMFPKEQTLVLNKNNKLIQTIAEKADAEEHKELIQMLCEQVYDLAMLSHEPLDSEAMNKFIDRSNLLLSKVAQF; encoded by the coding sequence ATGTCTCATGAAAAAGGCAATTTATCCATACATAGCGAGAATATTTTTCCGATTATCAAAAAATGGTTGTACTCCGATCATGATATCTTTATTCGAGAATTGGTTTCCAATGGCTCCGATGCAATTTTAAAATTAAAGAAATTAGTTGCCATGGGAGAAGCCTCTGTCCCTGAAAATACACAGTATAAAATACAAGTCATATTGGATGAAAAAAATAAAATCATCAAGGTCTGCGACAACGGAATTGGTATGACAGGAGAAGAAGTGAAAAAATACATTAACCAAATCGCCTTCTCCGGTGCAGAAGATTTCTTAGAAAAATATAAGGACAAGATGGATAAAGATCAAATCATAGGACATTTTGGACTTGGTTTTTATTCTGCATTTATGGTAGCAGAAAAAGTTCAAATTGATACCCTGTCCTACCAGGAAAATGCCGCGCCTGTCCGCTGGATTTGCACCGGAGGAACAGAATATGAAATGGAAGACTCCGACCGCAGTGAAAGAGGAACGACCATTACCCTTTATGTTGGAGAAGAAGGCAAAGAATTCTTAAATGAATACAAGCTTCGTCAGATTTTAGAAAAATACTGCGGCTTTATGCCAGTAGAAATTTATCTTGAAACTGTTCAAGAAAAAGATAAAGAGGAAAAAGAAGAACCCAAACCAATCAATGATCCTCATCCTCTATGGTTAAAACACCCTAATGATTGTACGGAAGAAGAATATAAAGCATTCTATAGAAAAGTATTCATGGATTTTAACGAACCTCTTTTCTGGATTCATTTGAATATGGATTATCCTTTCAATCTTAAAGGAATCCTGTACTTCCCAAAACTTAAGAATGAATTTGATACCATAGAAGGCAAGATCAAATTATTTAATAACCAAGTATTTGTGGCGGATAATATTAAAGAAGTGATTCCTGAATTCCTTCTGCTCCTTAAAGGAACTCTGGACTGCCCCGACTTGCCTCTTAATGTATCCAGAAGTTTTCTACAAAACGATGGCTATGTAACAAAAATCTCAAACTACATTACGAAAAAAGTGGCTGATAAATTAACATCCCTCTACAAGAATCAAAAAGATGACTACATTAAATACTGGGATGATATCCATCCATTTATAAAATACGGCGCACTGAGGGAACCTAAATTTTATGAAAAGGTAAAGGATATTATCATCTATAAAACCATTAATGGGGATTACGTAACTCTAAAAGAATACTTAGAAAGAAATGAATCCAAACATAAGGATAAAGTGTTCTATGTAACCGATGAACGTCAACAGGCACAATATATCAAATTGTTTAAAGACAATAACATGGAAGCCGTTATCCTAAACTCTAACATAGACAATCCATTTATTTCTCATATTGAAATGCATGAAAGCGGCATTTCCTTTAACAGAATCGATGCGGATATCTCTGAACATCTTAAAGCTGAAGATGACAAAAAAGATGAAGCTGAAAATAAGGCCCTTCAAGAAAAACTTGAAAAAATCTTTAAGGACAATCTAAATAACCAAGAGTTAAAAGTTCAGGTTGAAAACTTAAAATCTGAGAATGTTTCTGCTATGATTCTTCTTTCTGAACAATCAAGAAGAATGGAAGAAATGAGCAAAATGTTCGGCGGAATGAATATACCAAATATGTTCCCAAAAGAACAAACCCTTGTGCTCAATAAAAACAATAAATTGATTCAAACCATTGCTGAGAAAGCAGATGCAGAAGAACATAAAGAACTCATTCAAATGCTCTGCGAGCAGGTATATGACTTGGCTATGTTAAGCCATGAGCCTTTAGATTCCGAAGCGATGAATAAATTCATCGACAGAAGCAATCTATTATTATCTAAAGTTGCTCAATTCTAA
- a CDS encoding CBS domain-containing protein has product MTIKDIMNDEVHMVMPQDTLEKTLSIMESKKLNGLPVVNEEKQLVGFIVKADIYRFLGVTGHYETCPVEWAMSKDVVTAMPEETVKEAAKRLRNHNIIGMPVMENGRVVGMISLENIVDLYISNN; this is encoded by the coding sequence ATGACAATTAAAGACATTATGAATGATGAAGTTCATATGGTAATGCCTCAGGATACTTTGGAAAAAACTCTATCCATAATGGAAAGCAAGAAACTCAACGGGCTGCCTGTTGTCAATGAAGAGAAGCAATTAGTAGGATTTATCGTTAAAGCGGATATATATAGATTTTTAGGTGTAACAGGGCATTATGAAACCTGTCCTGTAGAATGGGCCATGAGCAAAGATGTGGTAACAGCCATGCCGGAGGAAACAGTCAAAGAAGCTGCTAAAAGGCTTAGGAACCATAACATTATTGGAATGCCTGTCATGGAGAATGGAAGAGTGGTTGGAATGATTTCTCTTGAAAATATAGTAGATCTTTATATTTCAAATAATTAA
- a CDS encoding DUF5721 family protein, which translates to MITLNIIDVKKTMGMLLKGDLFDDFEVRTVEVHTFTKFNIDGILNKSFFDTDEREMYTRNYVLWEEIKPYVFNIIKGEKTPTYFKFVLSANGDTLNKFSKDVSALFINLIYSQEKLTCTTGVALKNFVLDKSDEYEWDEYIRSFFREAQIFVE; encoded by the coding sequence ATGATTACATTAAATATCATTGACGTAAAAAAAACAATGGGTATGCTTCTTAAAGGCGATTTGTTTGATGATTTTGAAGTGAGAACTGTTGAAGTTCATACCTTTACGAAATTCAATATTGATGGGATTTTGAACAAATCTTTTTTTGATACCGATGAACGGGAAATGTATACTAGGAATTATGTTTTATGGGAAGAAATAAAGCCCTATGTTTTTAACATTATAAAGGGAGAAAAAACCCCTACATATTTTAAATTTGTCTTATCTGCCAATGGTGATACACTGAATAAGTTTTCTAAGGATGTTTCTGCATTATTTATCAACTTAATTTATTCTCAGGAAAAGCTTACCTGCACCACCGGTGTGGCTTTAAAAAATTTTGTCCTTGATAAATCGGATGAATACGAATGGGATGAATATATCCGCTCCTTCTTTAGAGAAGCTCAGATTTTTGTAGAATAA